Proteins found in one Hevea brasiliensis isolate MT/VB/25A 57/8 chromosome 18, ASM3005281v1, whole genome shotgun sequence genomic segment:
- the LOC110648859 gene encoding probable methyltransferase At1g27930, producing MKKQQNSYDPEVKSHRQFFAEKPWFLAILIATSFTAALLIASSITGSSSHSFLCSLSGAYKTSAVEEYATTPTQLQAILHYATSRVVPQQSRAEITLSFDVLKTLAPCNFLVFGLGHDSLMWTSLNPRGTTIFLEEDPKWVHTVLQSAPNLHAYVVKYPTQLREAHKLLSYYKQEKECMPPDVRLKGNTRCKLALSMLPDEVLDKEWDVIMIDAPRGYFAAAPGRMGAIFSAAVMARARTRQGVTHVYLHDVDRKVEKVYAEEFLCKKYLVKGVGRLWHFEIPSLANRSDSDASTSFC from the coding sequence ATGAAGAAACAACAAAATAGCTATGATCCGGAGGTGAAAAGCCATCGCCAGTTTTTTGCTGAGAAGCCGTGGTTCCTTGCCATTCTCATCGCTACCTCCTTCACCGCGGCTCTCCTCATTGCCAGCAGTATTACAGGATCATCATCTCACTCCTTTTTATGTTCTTTAAGTGGTGCATATAAAACATCAGCGGTGGAAGAGTATGCAACCACCCCAACACAACTCCAAGCCATCCTCCACTATGCCACGTCGCGTGTGGTTCCACAACAATCACGAGCCGAAATCACTCTTTCCTTTGATGTTCTAAAGACCCTAGCCCCATGTAATTTCCTTGTCTTTGGCCTAGGCCACGATTCCTTAATGTGGACGTCACTTAACCCACGTGGCACCACCATATTCCTAGAAGAAGATCCAAAGTGGGTCCATACAGTTCTCCAAAGCGCACCAAATCTACATGCCTATGTGGTAAAGTACCCGACACAACTACGTGAGGCGCACAAGCTTCTCTCCTATTACAAGCAAGAGAAGGAGTGCATGCCACCAGACGTCCGCCTGAAGGGTAACACACGATGCAAGTTAGCATTAAGCATGTTACCAGATGAGGTGTTGGACAAAGAATGGGACGTGATAATGATAGACGCGCCCCGAGGGTATTTTGCAGCGGCACCAGGGAGGATGGGGGCAATATTTTCAGCTGCAGTGATGGCACGTGCAAGGACACGCCAAGGTGTGACTCATGTATATTTGCATGATGTGGATAGGAAGGTGGAGAAGGTTTATGCAGAGGAGTTCTTGTGCAAGAAGTATTTGGTGAAGGGCGTGGGGAGGCTTTGGCATTTTGAGATTCCATCTCTTGCAAATAGGAGCGATAGTGATGCTTCTACTAGTTTTTGCTAA